CGGTCGGCGTCCGGGTGAGTGGTGACCCGGCGGCCCAGGTGCGGCGGGTTGCGGTGCTCGGCGGCGCCGGCGACGACCGGTTCGACGTCGTGCGACGCAGCGGCGCGGACGTCTACGTCACGGCAGACCTGCGCCACCACCCGGCGCTCGAAGCACGGGAGGAAGTCCGCGGGGGCACGCCGTACCTCATCGATGCCGGCCACTGGGCCACCGAATCGCTGTGGTTGGCGGCCGCCGCCGATCGGTTGCGTGAACGGCTGGCCGAAACCGGTCTTACAGTTGACACCGACATCTGCACGATCCGCACCGACCCCTGGGACTTCCTCGTCGCCGGACCCGAGGCGGCCGCGCAGAACGACCTGACCTAGGTATGGAACACAAGAGCACAGTGGGAGCTGACCGATGAACGCCGACCTCGCCAAGCAGTGGCGCATGCTCGACCTGCAGGCCCTCGACACCCGGCTCACCCAGCTCGCCCACAAGAAGCGGATGCTGCCGGTGCTCGCCGAGCTCGAAACGGCCACCAAACAGCAGGCCGAGCTCTTCGAGGAGGTGGTGCTCGCCCGCACCGCCGCCCAGGACGTCGAACGCGAGATCACCAAGGCCGAAGACGCCGTGCAACTGGTGCGTGACCGCGCGGCCCGCAACCAGCAACGGCTCGACGCCGGCCAGGGCTCGCCGAAGGACCTGCAGGGCATGCAACACGAGCTCGAGACCCTCGCCCGCCGCCAGGCCGAGCTCGAGGACGAAGAACTCGCCGTGATGGAGCGAGCCGAGGAACTGCGGGCCACCCTCGCCCGACGCGAAGCGCAGAAGGCCGAGGTCGACGAGAAGATCGTCAGCCTCACCAACCAGCGCGACGAAGCCATCGCCGAGATCGACAAGGAGTCGAACTCCGTTGCGGCACAGCGCGATCAGGTTGCTCCCGGCTTGGGCGCAGACCTGCTCGGGCTCTACGAGAAGGTGCGCGAGCAGTGCGGTGGCCTCGCCGCCGCGGCGCTCACCCAGCGACGCTGCGGTGGTTGCGGATTGGAGCTGAACGCCTCCGAACTCGCCCGTTTCCGCAACGCGCCCGAGAACGAGATCCTGCGCTGCGAGGACTGCCGCCGGATCGTCGTGCGCACCTCCGAGTCGGGCCTGTGAGTCGAGCCGCTCGGCAACGCACCCTGATCGTCGAGGCCGACGGTGGCTCCCGGGGCAACCCCGGAGTTGCCGGTTACGGTGCGCTGGTCCGTGACCCCGACAGCGGCCGGATCATCGCCCGGCGGGCCGAACCACTCGGCGTGGCGAGCAACAACGTCGCCGAGTACTCCGGGTTGATCGCCGGTCTCACCGCGGCGTACGCGATCGACCCCGGTGCCCGGGTCGAGGTGCGGATGGACTCCAAACTCGTCGTCGAGCAGATGTCGGGACGTTGGAAGATCAAGCACGAGGACATGAAGCGGCTCGCGCTCGAGGCCCGCGAGGTGGCCCAGGCGATCGCGGCGGCCGGTGGGTCGGTGAGCTACTCCTGGATCCCGCGCGAGAAGAACAAGGACGCCGACGCCCTCTCCAATGACGGCATGGACGGCCGGTCGATCAGCGAGGACCTCTGGGAGACAGCGGATTCCGGGGATGCGGTCGACGTCGAAGAACCCGAGGTGTCGGCCGCCGACGTCGTCGCCGACGCCGACGCCGAGGCCGGAGCGGCCGCGGAACCGGTTCAGGCGCAGCGGATGTCGGCCGGTCGTGAGCGCCCGGTGCGCCTGCTGCTGGTGCGGCACGCAGTCACCGACTTCACCGTGACCGGACGGCTCGACGGGCGCGGCGGCCCCAACCCCGACCTCAACGACGAGGGGCTCGCGCAGGCGCGCGCGGTCGCAGCCGGCATCGACGCCAAGGTCGGCAGCCTGCCGGTGCGGTTCATCGCGTCCGACCTGTCGCGGGCACAGGACACCATTCGTCCGGCCGCTCGGGCGCGCGGTCTGGAGGTGGAGGTCGACCCCGACTGGGACGAGCAGAACTTCGGCGAGTGGGACGGTGAGCTGCTGCGGGATCTGGTGCAGAACAAGGACTTCCGGCGTCTGCGTGACGACGAGGCCTATGCGGCGCCCGGTGGCGGCGAGACGCACCGTGAACTGGTGGAGCGGGTGCGTGGTGCGCTCGGCCGGGCGCTCGCGTCGGCGCCGGACGGTGGGGTGGTGGTCGTCGCGTCCCACCGCAAGCCGATCATGGTGGTGCTCGCAGACCTGCTCGGCATCGACCTCACCCACGCGTGGATGCTGTCGATCGGCCCGGCGTCGTTCACAGGTCTCGAACTGTGGTCCGACGGCCACGGCACGATCAGCTTCGTGAACGATACGAACCACCTGCGAGCACGGTAAGCAGCAGCACAGCAGGCCCGCGCGGTGCGTCGATCGACCACACCGCACGAGCCGCTCAGCGGAGTAGGTCAGCAGTAGATCAGCAGTGGATCAGCAGTAGGAGCGTCATGGACCAGCAGCCGCACGACGGGTTCGCCCCCGACACGATCGCAGTGCGTGGAGGCCTGGCGCGCAGCGGTTTCGAAGAGACTTCCGAGGCGCTCTACCTCACGTCCGGGTTCGTGTACGAGAGCGCGGAGGACGCCGAGCGGGCGTTCACCGGCGAGGTCGACCGGTTCGTCTACAGCCGCTACGGCAACCCGACGGTCGCGACGTTCGAGGAGCGTCTGCGCCAGCTCGAGGGTGCGCAGGCCTGCTACGCCACCGGATCGGGCATGGGTGCGGTCTTCACCGCGCTGGCTGCCCTGCTCGGGGCGGGCGACCGCGTCGTCGCCGCGCGCGGGCTGTTCGGTTCGTGCTTCGTGATCCTCGACGAGATCCTGCCGCGCTGGGGCGTCGAGACCGTGTTCGTCGACGGCCCCGACCTCGCGCAGTGGGAGGAGGCGCTGTCGAAGCCGACCGCCGCGGTGTTCTTCGAGACGCCGAGCAACCCGATGCAGGAGCTCATCGACATCGCCCGCGTCAGCGAACTCGCCCACGCCGTCGGTGCGCAGGTCGTCGTCGACAACGTGTTCGGCACGCCGGTGTTCTCCAAGCCGCTCGAACACGGCGCCGACATCGTCGTCTACTCCGCCACCAAGCACATCGACGGTCAGGGCCGGGTGCTCGGCGGCGCGATCCTCGGGCCGAAGGAGTACATCCACGGCCCCGTCGAGAACCTCCTGCGTCACACCGGTCCGTCGATGTCGGCGTTCAACGCCTGGGTGCTCGTCAAGGGGTTGGAGACGATGCGGCTGCGGGTCGAGCAGATGGCTCGGTCGGCCGTCGCGGTCGCCGAGGCGCTGGCGAATCACTCTGCGGTGGAAGCTGTTTGGTACCCGTTCCTCGAGTCGCACCCGCAGCACGAGCTGGCCCGCCGGCAGATGACCGGTGGTGGCACGGTCGTGACGTTCCGCCTCGCCGGCGGCAAGGCGGAGGCGTTCGCGTTGATGAACGCGCTGCAGGTGATCGACATCTCCAACAACCTCGGCGACTCCAAGTCGTTGATCACCCACCCGGCGACCACCACGCACCGGCGGATGGGGGAGGAGGCCCGCCTCGCGATCGGAATCACCGACGGTGTGCTGCGTATCTCGGTCGGCCTGGAGGACACCGGCGACATCATCCGCGACCTCACTGCCGCACTGGGCTGACGAACCCGGCTGACGAAGCCCGCTGCGACTACCAGGCGATCGCGAGGGTGGCAGCCGTGACACAGGCGACGGCCACGATCAGGCTCTGCGTGGCGTACGTGCGCAACGGCACCTCCGCGTCGGCCCGCCGGCACCGGTCGCGCCACAGCAGGGTTGCCACCGAACCCCACACGGTCACGATCGGGCCGGTGTTGACCCCGACCAGGACGGCGGCCAGACGGTCCACCGAGCCCGCCACCGGTTCCATCGCGAGGTAGGCGGGCAGGTTGTTGCCGACGTTGGCCAACCCGGCCGACGACGCGGCCAGCCTCAGCAGGTCGACGGCGCCGTCGCCGGTGCCGGCCACCGTCCGCAGCAGGGTGGTGAGCCCGTGCTTTCCGGCGAGGTCGACCAGCACGAACAGCACCACCACCGCGACGACCGTCGCCCATGGAAGCTTGAGATCGCGCAGACCGGCGCGGTCGCGCCAGGCCAGGGCGACCAGCAACACCACGGCCGCGACCGCTGCGGGGTAGACCGGGGTGACGCCCGAGACGAAGAACGGTGCCAGCCCGACGCACACCACCGCCGACAGCACCAGCAGGAACCGGTCGTGCGGTTGAGCCGGCTCCGTCGCGGTGAACTGCCCACGCAGCGTGCGCCGGTGCAGCACCGCGGTCACCAGCACCGTCGCGACGATCGCGGCCAGCGACGGCCGCCACACGAGCTCCAGATAGCCCGGGTGCCCGGGCAGCCGGGAGAAGCGATGGAGGGCAAGCAGATTCGTGAGGTTCGACACCGGGAGCAGCAGCGAGGCGGTGTTCGCGAGCCACACTGTGGTCAGGGCGAAGAGGGTGCGGTCGACATCGGCCCGGCGCGCGATGGCCAGCACGACCGGGGTCAACAGCACCGCGGTCGTGTCGAGGCTCAGCACGATCGTCGACGCGGTCGCGAGCACGACCACCAGCAGCCACAGCCGCAGCACGCTGCCCTTCGCGGCACGCGCCGCCCAGTGGCCGGTCACGTCGAACAGGCCCGCACGGTCGCCGATCTCGGCCACGATCGTCAGCGCGACCAGGAACCCGAGCACGGGGATGACGCGCTCGACGAGGTCAATCACGCTCAGTCACGTCAACCATGCGCGACCACTGCGAGCCGGTGAGCCCGCTGCGGGGTCGTCGGTCATCGGGCGGTCGCCGACAGCACCCAAGGCTTGCCCGCTCGTGCGGGCTCGGCGAGGTCGACGTCGAAGCGCTCGGCGAGCCCGGTGGCAAGACCCTCCGGACGCCGCGGGTCGAGCCCCAGATCGCAGATCGCCCGCGCCACCAGCCCGCGGGTGTGCTTGGCCATGTGGGTCGCCCCCGGCACCTTCACCTGCACCCACGCGTCCGCCTGCGGACCGGTGGGGGTCCACGCCGCGGCGTACGTGCTCGAGCGGCAATCGACGATCAACCCGCGGGCCGCGGCGGCCGCCATCGGCTCGGCGAGCAGCGGCTTCCAGAAGCCGGCGAGCGGTCCGATGCCGGGCAGGTTGACAGCCATCGACAGTCGGTACGGCGGCACCTTGTCCTTCAGGTGCAGCGCGCCGAACAGTGCCGACTGCACGACCAGCCATCGGTTCGCACGGCGCAGCGCAGCGGCGTCCATCGACGGCAGGTCGAGGGCGTCGTACAGCACCCCGGTGTAGAGCGCGCTGACCGGCACCGCGGGCGCGGTGCGCAGTCGGGTGTTGCGGGCGATCTCCTCGACGAGGTTCGGGCTGACCCCGAGCACCGTTGCGGCGTCGTCGGATTCGCTCACCGCAGCGACCGCGTCGAGCACCTTCTCCCGCGCCGGCTCGAGTGCTGGGAACGACAGCGACGCAGAGGCGTAGGCATTGCCGCGCGATCTGGGGGTCTTCGACTCGGAGGGCGGGAGCAGGACGAACACCCGCGAATTCTACGCAGCGGACGTGGGTGCGCCGACCGTCGTCCACGTAGCTCTGCGACGGTGGTCGTCGCGCGTCGACGCGACGTTTCGATGATCGGAAATGTGCCCGCGAAGCCTGTCGGTGTCACCGGCTCTGCCTAAGGTGAGACGCATGGTGAAGCGTGTCATCAAGGTGTCCGGCGAGGTTTCCTCCGACGAGGTCGACGGCGACGGCCTGGCCCCTGCGTTCGCCGCGCTGCGGCAGCGTCTGGAGCTCCCCGAGGCATTCCCCGCCGACGCCGAACAAGAAGCCTCACAAGCCGCTGCGGCCCCTGACCTTCCCGAGCGCGACGAGACCGCGGTGCCGTTCTTCACCATCGACCCCGAGGGTTCGACCGACCTCGACCAGGCGATGTGCCTGGAGCGCTCCGGCGACGGGTATCGCGTACGGTACGCCATCGCCGACGTTCCCGCGTTCGTGCGGCCGGGCGGAGCGCTCGACGCCGAGACGCACCGGCGCGGCCAGACGATCTACCTGCCCGACCAGCGCGTGCCGCTGCACCCGCCGGTGCTGTCCGAGGACGCCGCGTCGCTGTTGGAGGGGCAGGTGCGCCCGGCGTTCGTGTGGGACATGACCCTCGACGCGTCCGGTGACTGCACCGCCTACGAGGTTTACCGCGCAAAGGTGCGCAGCACCAAGCGCCTCGACTACCACTTCGTGCAGGAACAGATCGATTCGGGCAAGGCCGACGAATCGCTGCAGTTGCTGCGGGAGATCGGTGAGAAGCGGATCGAGATGGAGCGGTCACGCGGTGGCGCCGACCTGCCGATGCCCGAGCAGATCGTCAGCAAGACCGACGCCGGGTATGAATTGACGATGCGCCCGCCGGTGCCCGCCGAGGACTGGAACGCGCAGATCTCGCTGATGACCGGCATGGCGGCCGCCGAGATGATGCTGCACAACCAGATCGGCATCCTGCGCACGATGCCCGAGCCCGAACCCGACGCGATCGCCCGGTTCAAGCGAGCCGCGCATGCACTCGGGGCCGACTGGCGGTCAGACCTGACGTACGGCGAATTCCTGCGCACCCTCGATCGCGACAACCCCCGGCACCTCGCGCTGATCTACGAGGCGACCAGCCTGTTCCGTGGCGCCGCGTACACCCCGTTCGACGGCGACATCCCGGAGGTGACCCAACAGGCCGCGGTGGCCGCGCCGTACGCCCACGTGACCGCGCCGCTGCGCCGGTTGGTCGACCGCTACGGCCTGGTGATCTGCGAGGCACTCAGCCGTGACGGCGAGGTGCCCGACTGGGCGCGCGCAGCCCTCGCCACGCTGCCCGAGGAGATGAAGACGTCGGACTCGTTGGCCGGCAAGGCGGAGCGGGCGGCGACCGACATCGTCGAGGCGGCGTTCATGTCGAGCCGCGTGGGCCAGACCTTCGAGGCCGCCGTCGTCGACAAGAACGGCGAGGACGGCCTGTTGGTGCAGCTCGTCGACCACGCGGTCATTGCCTCGGTGCCCGGCACCGCCGAACTCGGGTCGACCGTGCAGGTGAAGGTCGTCTCGGCCGACATCGCCGCCGGGAAGATCGAGCTGGCGCTGGCGTGAACCTCCGCGGTTTGAGCTACGTCGTGCGGCCACTAGACTTCGCTGCGGATGAGCCGACCAGGCGGCCGCGTCGGGAGCTTGCTCCCGCCGAGGAACGTCCGGGCTCCGAAGAGCAGGGTGGTGGCTAACGGCCACCCGGGGTGACCCGCGGGACAGTGCCACAGAAAGCAGACCGCCTGCGCTCGCGCAGGTAAGGGTGAAACGGTGGTGTAAGAGACCACCAGCGCCCCAGGTGACTGGGGCGGCTAGGTAAACCCCACCCGGAGCAAGGCCAGACAGCATGCGCCCGAGGGCTGCTCGCCCGAGCATGCGGGTAGGCCGCTTGAGGCGACCGGCAACGGTCGTCCTAGATGGATGGTCGCCCAACGACAGAACCCGGCGTACCGGTCGGCTCATCCGCCCATCCCACCCGCACCCCCTACGGCTGCAGAGGGTTCGGCAAAGCGGTCGATGGTGTAGCCATGGACGGGC
This genomic stretch from Calidifontibacter indicus harbors:
- a CDS encoding bifunctional RNase H/acid phosphatase, with amino-acid sequence MSRAARQRTLIVEADGGSRGNPGVAGYGALVRDPDSGRIIARRAEPLGVASNNVAEYSGLIAGLTAAYAIDPGARVEVRMDSKLVVEQMSGRWKIKHEDMKRLALEAREVAQAIAAAGGSVSYSWIPREKNKDADALSNDGMDGRSISEDLWETADSGDAVDVEEPEVSAADVVADADAEAGAAAEPVQAQRMSAGRERPVRLLLVRHAVTDFTVTGRLDGRGGPNPDLNDEGLAQARAVAAGIDAKVGSLPVRFIASDLSRAQDTIRPAARARGLEVEVDPDWDEQNFGEWDGELLRDLVQNKDFRRLRDDEAYAAPGGGETHRELVERVRGALGRALASAPDGGVVVVASHRKPIMVVLADLLGIDLTHAWMLSIGPASFTGLELWSDGHGTISFVNDTNHLRAR
- a CDS encoding RNB domain-containing ribonuclease, coding for MVKRVIKVSGEVSSDEVDGDGLAPAFAALRQRLELPEAFPADAEQEASQAAAAPDLPERDETAVPFFTIDPEGSTDLDQAMCLERSGDGYRVRYAIADVPAFVRPGGALDAETHRRGQTIYLPDQRVPLHPPVLSEDAASLLEGQVRPAFVWDMTLDASGDCTAYEVYRAKVRSTKRLDYHFVQEQIDSGKADESLQLLREIGEKRIEMERSRGGADLPMPEQIVSKTDAGYELTMRPPVPAEDWNAQISLMTGMAAAEMMLHNQIGILRTMPEPEPDAIARFKRAAHALGADWRSDLTYGEFLRTLDRDNPRHLALIYEATSLFRGAAYTPFDGDIPEVTQQAAVAAPYAHVTAPLRRLVDRYGLVICEALSRDGEVPDWARAALATLPEEMKTSDSLAGKAERAATDIVEAAFMSSRVGQTFEAAVVDKNGEDGLLVQLVDHAVIASVPGTAELGSTVQVKVVSADIAAGKIELALA
- a CDS encoding O-succinylhomoserine sulfhydrylase translates to MDQQPHDGFAPDTIAVRGGLARSGFEETSEALYLTSGFVYESAEDAERAFTGEVDRFVYSRYGNPTVATFEERLRQLEGAQACYATGSGMGAVFTALAALLGAGDRVVAARGLFGSCFVILDEILPRWGVETVFVDGPDLAQWEEALSKPTAAVFFETPSNPMQELIDIARVSELAHAVGAQVVVDNVFGTPVFSKPLEHGADIVVYSATKHIDGQGRVLGGAILGPKEYIHGPVENLLRHTGPSMSAFNAWVLVKGLETMRLRVEQMARSAVAVAEALANHSAVEAVWYPFLESHPQHELARRQMTGGGTVVTFRLAGGKAEAFALMNALQVIDISNNLGDSKSLITHPATTTHRRMGEEARLAIGITDGVLRISVGLEDTGDIIRDLTAALG
- a CDS encoding SLC13 family permease — its product is MIDLVERVIPVLGFLVALTIVAEIGDRAGLFDVTGHWAARAAKGSVLRLWLLVVVLATASTIVLSLDTTAVLLTPVVLAIARRADVDRTLFALTTVWLANTASLLLPVSNLTNLLALHRFSRLPGHPGYLELVWRPSLAAIVATVLVTAVLHRRTLRGQFTATEPAQPHDRFLLVLSAVVCVGLAPFFVSGVTPVYPAAVAAVVLLVALAWRDRAGLRDLKLPWATVVAVVVLFVLVDLAGKHGLTTLLRTVAGTGDGAVDLLRLAASSAGLANVGNNLPAYLAMEPVAGSVDRLAAVLVGVNTGPIVTVWGSVATLLWRDRCRRADAEVPLRTYATQSLIVAVACVTAATLAIAW
- a CDS encoding zinc ribbon domain-containing protein codes for the protein MNADLAKQWRMLDLQALDTRLTQLAHKKRMLPVLAELETATKQQAELFEEVVLARTAAQDVEREITKAEDAVQLVRDRAARNQQRLDAGQGSPKDLQGMQHELETLARRQAELEDEELAVMERAEELRATLARREAQKAEVDEKIVSLTNQRDEAIAEIDKESNSVAAQRDQVAPGLGADLLGLYEKVREQCGGLAAAALTQRRCGGCGLELNASELARFRNAPENEILRCEDCRRIVVRTSESGL
- a CDS encoding YaaA family protein yields the protein MFVLLPPSESKTPRSRGNAYASASLSFPALEPAREKVLDAVAAVSESDDAATVLGVSPNLVEEIARNTRLRTAPAVPVSALYTGVLYDALDLPSMDAAALRRANRWLVVQSALFGALHLKDKVPPYRLSMAVNLPGIGPLAGFWKPLLAEPMAAAAARGLIVDCRSSTYAAAWTPTGPQADAWVQVKVPGATHMAKHTRGLVARAICDLGLDPRRPEGLATGLAERFDVDLAEPARAGKPWVLSATAR